One segment of Bradysia coprophila strain Holo2 unplaced genomic scaffold, BU_Bcop_v1 contig_561, whole genome shotgun sequence DNA contains the following:
- the LOC119083151 gene encoding alpha-ketoglutarate-dependent dioxygenase alkB homolog 6, producing MDISDFTVQSCPNTVIYIPNFITPAEEQKILTSVYNAPKPKWDQLTHRRLLNYGGVPHKNGMIAEEMPGWLQNYVDKVNNLGIFDTKKANHVLVNEYLPKQGIMPHLDGPLFYPIITTISCGSHTVLEFLEANDNNPEFSETLMSANDGSSDQMDGKLSRKIMCKLFIEPRSLLILRDDMYHKYLHAICEIDEDVISENVANLQHCSNSYKLGDKIKRETRVSLTIRHVPKTSKMKLKLGN from the exons ATGGATATCAGTGATTTTACAGTACAATCT TGTCCAAATACCGTCATTTACATACCAAATTTCATAACACCGGCAGAAGagcagaaaattttaacatctgTATACAATGCACCCAAACCAAAATGGGACCAATTGACGCACAGACGCCTGTTGAACTATGGAGGCGTTCCGCACAAAAATGGTATGATAGCCGAAGAAATGCCCGGTTGGTTGCAGAATTATGTGGacaaagtaaataatttgG GAATATTCGATACGAAGAAAGCAAATCATGTTCTTGTGAATGAATACTTGCCGAAACAAGGAATTATGCCGCATTTAGATGGGCCGTTATTTTATCCAATAATTACGACTATATCGTGTGGCTCGCACACTGTTTTGGAATTTCTTGAGGCTAACGATAATAATCCCGAATTTTCGGAAACTTTAATGTCAGCCAATGATGGTTCCAGTGACCAAATGGACGGTAAATTATCGAGAAAAATTATGTGCAAATTGTTCATCGAGCCTCGAAGTCTATTGATTTTGCGAGACGATATGTACCATAAATATTTGCATGCTATTTGCGAAATTGATGAAGATGTGATCAGTGAAAATGTAGCGAATTTACAGCATTGTAGTAATAGTTATAAGTTAGGCGATAAAATCAAACGTGAGACTAGAGTTTCATTGACCATAAGACATGTGCCAAAAACttccaaaatgaaattgaaattaggaaattag
- the LOC119083152 gene encoding MOB kinase activator-like 1 — translation MSFLFGSRSSKTFKPKKNIPEGTHQYDLMKHAAATLGSGNLRNAVALPDGEDLNEWVAVNTVDFFNQINMLYGTITEFCTEDSCSIMSAGPKYEYHWADGQTVKKPIKCSAPKYIDYLMTWVQDQLDDETLFPSKIGVPFPKNFLTIAKTILKRLFRVYAHIYHQHFQEVVRLGEEAHLNTSFKHFIYFVQEFNLIDRRELAPLQELIEKLTGKDDRSI, via the exons ATGAGCTTCCTATT TGGTTCGAGATCGAGCAAGACATTCAAACCGAAGAAGAATATACCCGAAGGGACTCATCAATATGATTTGATGAAACATGCTGCAGCAACGTTAGGTTCAGGAAATTTACGGAATGCAGTTGCATTGCCAGATGGCGAAGATCTGAACGAATGGGTTGCCGTCAATA CTGTTGactttttcaatcaaatcaaCATGCTATACGGCACAATAACAGAATTCTGTACGGAAGACAGTTGCAGCATCATGTCAGCTGGACCAAAGTATGAATATCATTGGGCTGATGGCCAAACAGTGAAAAAGCCCATCAAATGCAGTGCACCAAAGTACATTGATTATCTGATGACATGGGTGCAGGACCAATTGGACGACGAGACGTTGTTTCCATCGAAAATCGGTGTACCGTTcccgaaaaattttctaaCCATTGCCAAGACGATATTGAAGAGACTTTTCCGCGTTTATGCCCACATATATCATCAACATTTCCAAGAGGTCGTACGGCTAGGCGAAGAGGCCCACTTGAACACATCGTTCAAGCACTTCATTTACTTTGTGcaagaattcaatttaatcGATCGAAGAGAATTGGCTCCGTTGCAGGAATTAATCGAGAAATTAACGGGAAAAGACGATCGGTCCATTTAA
- the LOC119083142 gene encoding uncharacterized protein LOC119083142, giving the protein MNQGCSSEKTSTSSSTTDTNKIPRHVVNLKESNTHLFYVIQSDNESHGDTQQLVQLRISKQRPPSRKSFAQKMQLRYNDNNDGLDENRGKLKKTQIASIHKRTDHPSFVVLPEVFSKGRLNIRQTIEKNQSTSENSNATYVIRSKNDNRTCESKAKIPRLFNSLRERNPKTAYLHGMNNLVANKKTDDFCECATKATAKKFRDSLNLDDKIETVGTAQNASKCFLRKEDLFNIDYVDPTQNHIPQRLRAGQDYDKRYKSCFMCPNMTRIFPPTNSRRRTRFTSNCGSDSSPTDHGGYTKINFKLVRQCLISGSVDEKTEVLDAIRMRIKSSNSSVAINTIEEIVKFDLFGVQCECRSKPLLGDLFWPLTPSHQLQTSIAQFVNALVSYKVGRNYFNNRPIIGMLTWGDIGRDNIDQIMGDNLMGIMMKLSLNRFQRTDMIKNGLISWLMQHMEGEEYSASKYHLQCMAGLLRNLLQGFNLENFSSSEMQKMIVLLGRFLEHENEIAKRYVCDSLMILFQNINCVTSAKNLNFQRVIQEHATNATDAAQKERLGVICRLLNRSATTTPHINQKFYSRSEEEPFLDADLGPCGEVDHYSGEFLIREKFTGDGDTQRQNDTAETDKSNSITSDDSHKHDQLITRVFIEHLNCFLPNIENNRIFPLCNSRCADKIRTCSHVGDIQPRKRQPYIPPNSRLSLQKHSMTDSIQATSSVGYNKSALQSKPADKGSLSTKERIASRVSTISHDKTAAKWNHIGSEGSDDKLSGSVSAHGGAMEKIFEGHSKRPHGRMEGEEIISNSSHRPYSFETVGVSDERTRNEGNTIDDQRQGRESPHTANVTNEDRNEPSRTKTKDREGSKYNAVTAAPMKALEATTLPIHTKEAEDRKDLLRKKTSETEADASVGSHGCTPKNSVGKKETCEFAQQKFGSDETNVVDQEDGRQSSHSTLFDVSDDFRQSRGRDSEQKTVFEGTTLKEPSATRGIEKDDSSTKSEEKFIDLRKDNENSYRTQVTENIDENEVDNNFPIQTEEMIVETGQQSLLDARSERVQKKTSKDKAKTDGGETGIRLEVRSEEGYHRTEDTENKKEVGPQLSIRSEEVIVKRKTVEKSLLDARSERALKKISKDNLQMDGNTGVKLKVRSEENIRDLKNCGNKFQESNVTNEKSGLTLQAKSELFATGNENQKLKSLRLDNENLIKDTETQGIRATETGIKLNVRSDTVVQRGKYERLHKLSSASIKDRKATQKLHARSMEMIKDSKDHILRKSKSDVMYDVDKCHTEVGIRPRTPPGSQPTTTAKRQNVFGRAHNARSVEHEGTNYQLFKSSSEELLGSTKNQNYSLEPTGNSNWSSRTRLLDQFAVRSKEIVGRTQSAIMNGKEDSRGTYQSSKHCVDCTGSGYVLRARPSQPCDRCKVSLTRYPDFVDALANQDYHRRDVTRTNDEWIKTDLINKTDGKLNSKPNQGNLNKDKLGDTKIDENLKEAKWNADRDVGKSSATQEERSTQNLDKKANQNSVWAEDGDTTSKKDWLAKNTSSEKEMELNTAQKATDSSKDNEDESVTDALFLSGEIRRHGSVRSIHRQSDDCTEITSNTKPQPVLECWQSDNVINKNVLGEKSQANLIFDPAASMMSSDGPSMSESSKQMDEKDELTGNNQHAVDDASKSGSRDSEIEMVFHKKELKKLDETPTSQETQVLTSDDTENGGGHVEVDFDRQDSVQLNIAQPILGTADRLKAISDIKNYIPRSETTVDDEVVSKTTEQRENIIPNSVTFLKESTDVTNLMATTNERAAVGRDDPNLSTVFSHSIGKTISFPFLSSEATVMDDRELNLSSSLVNTSNNKTLREAVSDPQLSERQLDLPVARHLFPRSSETIGVMRSKSIDVNVKGTSASGESENTPRDLKGGKNDAQISSFKENAELSDKGTEKIDLKNQLSSSHNIKWNDCSDNISVAMNKRQQNKNSLNVTSLAIRSVEAVNGSPDNPPSELRQNVGNDIASPCSGDLIPIRNEQRIGKESIEISVTKSVDNKSSVILDEAFTSERNLHSDKQTVNVETVDDTEIDQELNLEGDGNIERGRHKIKVVNSTCCRRLLNNDELINRLSEKVLEKLTNKIHRCGTNCKSPCGGLNSLFNTKNDNNLNWQ; this is encoded by the exons ATGAACCAAGGGTGTTCGTCAGAGAAAACAAGTACGTCTTCGTCGACAACGGACACCAACAAAATACCACGACACGTAGTAAATTTAAAAGAGTCCAACACCCATCTATTCTATGTCATTCAATCGGATAACGAAAGTCATGGCGATACTCAGCAACTGGTTCAATTAAGAATATCGAAGCAACGTCCTCCATCAAGAAAGTCTTTTGCACAGAAAATGCAATTACGCTACAATGACAATAATGATGGTCTCGATGAAAACCGAGGAAAGTTAAAAAAGACACAAATTGCAAGTATTCACAAGCGAACAGATCATCCGTCGTTTGTAGTACTTCCGGAAGTGTTTAGCAAAGGACGTTTAAATATTCGTCAAACAATTGAGAAAAACCAATCAACCAGCGAAAATTCCAATGCAACTTATGTGATACGATCGAAAAATGATAACAGAACCTGCGAAAGCAAAGCCAAAATTCCAAGACTATTCAATTCGTTGCGGGAAAGAAATCCTAAAACTGCTTACTTGCATG GTATGAACAATTTAGTAGCTAACAAGAAGACGGATGACTTCTGCGAATGTGCTACTAAGGCTACTGCCAAAAAGTTTCGAGACTCGCTGAATTTAGacgataaaattgaaacagtgGGGACAGCGCAGAACGCATCTAAATGTTTCCTAAGAAAAG AAGATCTTTTCAACATTGATTACGTTGATCCGACACAAAATCACATCCCGCAGAGGTTACGAGCGGGTCAAGACTATGACAAACGAT ATAAATCTTGTTTCATGTGTCCTAATATGACGAGAATATTTCCGCCGACAAATTCGAGGCGTCGTACCCGATTTACGTCGAATTGTGGGTCTGATTCGTCTCCAACAGATCATGGTGgttacacaaaaataaatttcaaattggttcGTCAATGCCTGATAAGTGGATCGGTGGACGAAAAGACTGAAGTACTGGATGCTATTCGTATG AGAATCAAATCATCAAATTCCAGCGTGGCAATTAATACAATTgaagaaattgtaaaatttgatCTATTCGGAGTTCAATGTGAATGTAGATCAAAGCCACTGCTAGGAGACCTTTTTTGGCCATTAACTCCATCGCACCAATTACAG ACCAGCATCGCCCAGTTCGTAAATGCTTTGGTGTCGTATAAAGTTGGACGCAACTACTTTAACAACAGACCAATAATTGGTATGCTGACCTGGGGTGACATTGGACGAGATAACATTGATCAGATTATGGGTGACAATTTGATGGGCATTATGATGAAATTGAGTTTAAATCGATTCCAACGCACCGATATGATAAAAAATGGTCTGATTTCTTGGCTAATGCAACACATGGAAGGGGAAGAATATTCGGCTTCGAAATATCATCTCCAATGTATGGCCGGATTATTGAGGAATTTACTCCAAGGATttaatttggagaatttttcgTCATCCGAAATGCAGAAGATGATTGTACTGCTAG GTAGATTCTTGGAGCACGAAAATGAAATAGCAAAGCGATACGTTTGTGACTCACTtatgattttgtttcaaaacatAAATTGTGTTACTAGTgcaaagaatttaaattttcagagAGTTATCCAGGAACATGCAACT AATGCAACAGACGCGGCACAAAAAGAGCGTCTGGGTGTAATCTGTCGTTTATTGAATAGGTCTGCAACGACAACGCCTCACATCAACCAGAAATTTTATTCTCGATCG GAAGAAGAGCCGTTCCTGGACGCAGACCTGGGACCATGTGGTGAAGTGGATCATTATTCCGGCGAATTTTTGATCAGAGAGAAATTTACGGGCGATGGTGATACGCAACGACAAAATG acACCGCTGAGACTGACAAATCCAATTCTATCACCTCCGACGATTCACACAAACACGACCAGTTGATTACAAGAGTGTTTATCGAACATTTAAATTGTTTCCTACCGAATATTGAAAACAATCGAATATTTCCACTGTGCAACAGTCGGTGTGCTGATAAGATTAGAACATGCTCGCATGTTGGAGACATCCAACCGAGGAAGCGACAACCGTATATTCCACCAAACTCACGA ttGTCACTTCAAAAACATAGTATGACAGATTCCATTCAAGCCACGTCCAGTGTGGGCTACAATAAATCAGCGTTGCAATCTAAGCCGGCCGACAAAGGATCGCTGAGCACCAAAGAACGAATAGCTTCGCGAGTTTCTACAATTTCCCACGATAAAACTGCTGCAAAGTGGAATCACATTGGAAGTGAAGGTAGTGATGACAAATTATCAGGATCAGTATCAGCGCATGGAGGAGcaatggaaaaaatatttgaggGACATTCAAAGAGACCCCATGGTAGAATGGAAGGCGAGGAAATTATATCAAATTCAAGCCATCGACCTTATTCATTCGAAACAGTTGGTGTATCAGATGAAAGGACAAGGAACGAAGGGAATACAATTGACGATCAACGTCAGGGCAGAGAATCACCTCATACTGCAAACGTTACAAACGAGGATCGTAATGAACCATCCCGAACTAAAACAAAGGATCGGGAAGGGTCTAAATACAATGCTGTGACTGCCGCTCCGATGAAAGCTCTTGAAGCCACAACTCTACCGATACACACGAAAGAAGCGGAGGACCGAAAAGATTTACTACGCAAAAAGACATCAGAAACGGAAGCAGACGCTTCCGTCGGAAGTCATGGATGCACACCGAAAAATTCAGTcggaaaaaaagaaacttgcGAATTTGCTCAGCAGAAATTTGGTTCCGATGAAACTAATGTCGTCGATCAAGAAGATGGTCGCCAGTCATCACATAGCACATTATTCGATGTCAGTGATGATTTTCGTCAATCAAGAGGCCGCGATTCTGAACAAAAAACCGTATTCGAAGGGACAACGCTTAAAGAACCGTCGGCTACTCGGGGTATTGAGAAAGATGACTCCAGTACGAAATcagaagaaaaattcattgactTGAGAAAAGACAACGAAAACTCTTACAGGACCCaagtaacagaaaatattgatgaaaatgaagtAGACAACAATTTCCCAATTCAAACTGAAGAAATGATAGTCGAAACTGGTCAGCAGTCATTATTGGATGCAAGATCAGAAAGAGTTCAAAAGAAAACATCGAAAGATAAAGCGAAAACGGATGGAGGTGAAACCGGCATTAGATTAGAAGTCAGATCAGAAGAAGGATATCACAGGACCGAAgacacagaaaataaaaaagaagttGGCCCCCAATTGTCTATTCGATCTGAAGAAGTGATAGTCAAGAGAAAAACTGTCGAGAAGTCATTATTGGATGCAAGATCAGAAAGAGCTCTGAAGAAAATATCGAAAGATAATTTGCAAATGGATGGTAACACTGGCGTTAAACTGAAAGTCAGATCAGAAGAGAATATAAGAGATCTAAAAAATTGCGGaaacaaatttcaagaaagtaatgtaacaaacgaaaaatctgGTCTCACATTACAAGCTAAGTCAGAGTTGTTTGCAACCGGAAATGAAAACCAGAAATTGAAGTCTTTGAGGTTAGACAATGAAAACCTGATTAAAGATACAGAGACACAGGGCATTCGTGCAACGGAAACCGGCATTAAACTGAACGTTAGATCAGATACTGTTGTGCAGCGAGGAAAATATGAaagattacataaattatcTTCGGCATCGATAAAAGACAGAAAAGCGACGCAAAAATTACATGCAAGGTCAATGGAAATGATAAAGGACTCCAAAGAtcatattttgagaaaatctaAGAGTGACGTCATGTATGATGTGGACAAATGTCACACAGAAGTCGGGATTCGTCCAAGAACTCCACCTGGTTCGCAACCAACGACTACAGCAAAGCGCCAAAATGTATTTGGACGGGCGCACAACGCAAGGTCAGTGGAACACGAAGGAACAAACTATCAATTATTCAAATCCAGTTCTGAAGAGTTACTGGGATCcaccaaaaatcaaaattattcgcTTGAACCAACCGGAAATAGTAATTGGTCCAGCAGAACGAGATTATTGGATCAATTTGCCGTCAGATCAAAGGAAATTGTTGGTCGAACTCAAAGTGCGATAATGAACGGAAAAGAGGATTCGCGTGGCACATATCAAAGTTCAAAACATTGTGTTGACTGTACGGGAAGCGGATATGTTTTAag aGCAAGACCAAGTCAACCATGCGACCGATGTAAAGTAAGTCTGACGCGGTATCCCGATTTTGTGGATGCACTAGCTAATCAGGACTATCATCGACGAGATGTTACCCGTACCAACGACGAATGGATAAAAACAGATTTGATCAACAAAACGGacggaaaattgaattcgaagCCCAACCAAGGAAACCTCAACAAGGATAAACTCGGCGACAcgaaaattgacgaaaatctTAAGGAAGCAAAATGGAATGCGGACAGAGATGTGGGAAAGTCAAGTGCAACACAAGAGGAGCGTTCAACACAAAATTTGGACAAAAAGGCGAATCAGAACAGTGTTTGGGCCGAGGATGGTGATACAACAAGTAAAAAAGATTGGCTCGCTAAAAATACTTCTAGTGAAAAGGAAATGGAATTAAACACAGCTCAAAAAGCCACCGACAGCTCGAAAGACAATGAAGACGAATCAGTTACCGATGCATTATTTCTGAGTGGCGAAATAAGGAGACACGGATCAGTTAGATCGATTCACAGGCAATCGGATGATTGCACAGAAATTACATCGAACACAAAGCCTCAACCTGTCCTTGAATGCTGGCAATCAGACAATGTAATCAATAAGAATGTTTTGGGTGAGAAATCACaggcaaatttaatttttgatccTGCAGCCAGCATGATGAGTTCGGATGGCCCATCGATGAGCGAATCTTCGAAGCAGATGGATGAG aAAGACGAATtaactggaaacaaccaacaTGCAGTGGATGATGCCAGTAAAAGTGGTAGCAGAGATTCTGAAATCGAAATGGTCTTCcataaaaaagaattgaaaaagttaGACGAAACACCAACCTCACAAGAAACTCAGGTACTGACATCGGATGACACTGAGAACGGTGGCGGGCACGTTGAAGTTGATTTCGATCGGCAAGATTCGGTGCAGTTGAATATAGCACAGCCCATTCTAGGAACTGCTGATCGTCTAAAAGCAATTTCAGacattaaaaattatattccacGGTCGGAGACAACAGTTGACGATGAAGTTGTTTCAAAAACAACCGAACAACGAGAAAATATCATTCCGAATTCAGTAAcgtttttaaaagaatcgaCAGACGTAACAAACTTAATGGCAACAACAAATGAGCGGGCTGCTGTTGGTCGTGACGATCCAAATTTGTCGACTGTTTTTTCACATTCGATTGGAAAAACAATTAGCTTTCCATTTTTATCGTCAGAGGCGACTGTTATGGACGATAGAGAACTGAATCTGTCATCAAGCCTAGTTAACACTTCGAACAATAAAACGCTCCGGGAGGCTGTAAGCGATCCACAATTATCAGAGAGACAACTCGACTTACCAGTGGCCAGGCATCTATTTCCCCGATCAAGCGAAACAATAGGAGTGATGAGAAGTAAGTCAATTGATGTTAACGTAAAGGGCACGAGTGCATCTGGTGAAAGTGAAAACACGCCCAGAGATTTGAAGGGTGGAAAAAATGACGCGCAGATCAGTAGTTTCAAAGAGAACGCAGAGCTTAGCGATAAGGGCACCGAAAAGATTGATTTGAAAAACCAATTGTCATCATCACACAACATAAAATGGAATGACTGTTCGGACAATATTTCGGTCGCAATGAATAAACGTCAACAAAATAAGAATTCCTTAAATGTCACGTCGTTAGCTATTAGATCGGTTGAAGCTGTCAACGGCTCGCCAGACAATCCACCAAGCGAATTAAGACAAAATGTGGGAAACGATATTGCATCTCCATGTTCTGGTGACTTGATACCAATAAGGAATGAGCAAAGAATTGGCAAAGAATCGATTGAAATTTCAGTAACAAAATCTGTCGACAACAAATCATCCGTAATTTTGGATGAAGCTTTCACTTCAGAACGAAATTTACACTCAGACAAACAAACCGTGAACGTCGAGACCGTTGATGACACAGAAATTGATCAAGAGTTAAATCTGGAAGGCGATGGAAATATTGAAAGGGGCAGACACAAAATCAAAGTTGTAAATTCTACTTGTTGTAGGCGACTGTTGAATAATGATGAACTTATCAACAGATTGAGCGAAAAAGTGTTGGAGAAATtgacaaacaaaattcatcGATGTGGTACAAATTGTAAAAGTCCTTGTGGCGGattaaattcactttttaACACTAAGAACGACAATAATCTAAATTGGCAATAA